A single genomic interval of Rosistilla ulvae harbors:
- a CDS encoding ABC transporter permease, protein MMLAQPDETFRVPSSPNLTHSKPWQLGRRFALTTELIGKRFIEVLKVVVNLLALVWAVAFIAASPRSWTPLTRMVFARQLLFTAVDGLLVAIRISAAVGVLVIVQSAMWLNEVGATTEGISPVLWKAVIHEIAPLIASLVVVGRSGIAISTELATMLVSGELEVLESQGVDPMTTMIMPRVLSMTLSVFCLAIVVATTMLVMGYMVGWLMGVIHIPWSMFLESLLRESNILDFVFFVPKTIIAGAFAGAVCCADGLTVRGTMSDVSRVASRSGIHAMTAVFGISAILSILIYNRILVFPIL, encoded by the coding sequence ATGATGTTGGCCCAACCCGACGAGACTTTTCGCGTGCCATCGAGCCCCAACTTAACGCATTCAAAACCATGGCAATTGGGCCGTCGTTTTGCGCTGACGACGGAGTTGATCGGCAAACGGTTTATTGAAGTGCTGAAGGTCGTCGTGAACCTGCTAGCGCTTGTTTGGGCGGTGGCGTTCATCGCCGCAAGCCCGCGGTCGTGGACCCCGTTGACGCGGATGGTCTTTGCTCGCCAGTTGCTGTTCACAGCGGTCGACGGACTGTTGGTTGCGATTCGCATCTCCGCGGCGGTCGGCGTGCTGGTGATCGTACAATCCGCGATGTGGCTGAACGAAGTAGGAGCAACGACCGAAGGAATCTCACCGGTGCTGTGGAAGGCGGTGATTCATGAGATCGCGCCGCTGATCGCCAGCCTGGTTGTGGTGGGTCGCAGCGGAATCGCGATCTCGACCGAACTGGCGACGATGCTGGTCAGCGGCGAACTGGAAGTGCTTGAATCTCAGGGCGTCGATCCGATGACAACCATGATTATGCCGCGCGTGTTAAGCATGACGCTGAGTGTATTTTGCTTGGCGATCGTGGTCGCGACGACAATGCTGGTGATGGGTTATATGGTTGGTTGGTTGATGGGAGTGATCCACATCCCATGGTCGATGTTTCTGGAGTCGTTGTTGCGTGAATCGAACATCCTGGACTTTGTATTTTTCGTCCCCAAAACAATCATCGCAGGTGCTTTTGCCGGCGCAGTTTGTTGTGCCGATGGGCTGACGGTCCGCGGCACGATGTCCGATGTGTCGCGAGTCGCCAGTCGCAGCGGGATCCATGCGATGACGGCGGTGTTTGGCATCTCTGCGATCTTGTCGATCCTGATTTACAATCGCATCCTGGTCTTCCCAATCCTCTAG
- a CDS encoding addiction module protein has protein sequence MSQYQDILANATQLPINDRLRLIDDLASSVPDDHPPRLSPEWLAEIDRRSNEIDAGTAETENWSTIRARLFGKHGVGDAG, from the coding sequence ATGTCCCAATACCAAGACATTCTCGCAAACGCGACGCAATTGCCGATTAACGACCGCCTTCGACTGATCGACGACTTAGCCTCGTCCGTTCCCGACGACCATCCACCGCGGCTTTCACCCGAGTGGCTCGCAGAGATCGACCGTCGTAGCAATGAGATTGACGCTGGCACTGCCGAAACCGAGAACTGGTCAACGATTCGCGCTCGATTGTTCGGCAAACACGGTGTCGGTGATGCAGGTTGA
- a CDS encoding zinc-ribbon domain containing protein — protein MNRRRQKRRIAEGGLPPGAVAADTTRQVPISSYGSPKTFYVDVAFKCCDCGSDEVWTAKQQKWFYETAKGSLHATAVRCRECRNRLKDAKELQRKQMQSADDATDNG, from the coding sequence ATGAATCGTCGCCGTCAAAAACGCCGTATCGCTGAAGGTGGCTTGCCACCCGGCGCGGTTGCTGCGGACACGACACGGCAGGTGCCAATCTCCTCCTACGGTTCACCGAAAACCTTCTACGTTGACGTCGCGTTCAAGTGTTGCGATTGCGGAAGCGATGAGGTGTGGACCGCGAAACAACAGAAGTGGTTCTATGAGACTGCAAAGGGATCGTTGCATGCGACCGCTGTTCGTTGTCGCGAATGTCGCAACCGCCTAAAGGACGCTAAGGAACTGCAACGCAAACAGATGCAGTCAGCAGATGACGCCACAGATAATGGCTGA
- a CDS encoding TMEM143 family protein, whose translation MSLGSRKGVRLAQESLSGEYIAEDAPHWKAEPFIPITAAELKSVLLAHPLAAAQADHLHRVFESLTSILNHDYRNLHQQLETHYSVLDPDRDLKLLTEPTDAQCDASLRHMRGYLHDLLRAANFTQLDQQQIRGAIQTSSDWGVRLQINFDIFESIDVYARGDIVGMRTRRLWKSYWKMSEMEVPIYQRLVAVFKLKPDAKLVGAHAGGQYHRDRLHLSMFKNIPQADVDMLLPGSSIRFSWLDRTKIFAPTLGGIGVTVFKILRGAVVIAATGLAAVMGVAVLAIGIIGYAVRSIVSYFHTKDKYLLNMTRSLYYQKLDSNAGVIYRLLQEARQQDLLESIVVYFILATSDEPMSEAAMCKRVELLLKDLLAIEIRFDPYSAMKRLHRLGIVLDGGGDTVSVLSPETSVRQLDHYWDNLMSIDRATPSESGQ comes from the coding sequence ATGTCTTTGGGGTCTCGCAAAGGAGTTCGTTTAGCTCAGGAATCTTTATCGGGTGAATATATTGCCGAAGATGCGCCGCATTGGAAGGCCGAACCCTTCATCCCGATCACCGCCGCGGAGCTCAAAAGCGTGCTGCTGGCGCATCCGCTTGCGGCGGCTCAAGCCGATCATTTGCATCGCGTTTTCGAATCGCTGACATCGATCCTGAACCACGATTACCGCAATCTACACCAGCAGCTCGAAACGCACTATTCGGTTCTCGATCCCGATCGCGATCTGAAACTGTTAACCGAACCGACCGACGCCCAGTGTGACGCATCGCTGCGGCACATGCGAGGTTACTTGCACGATCTCTTGCGAGCCGCCAATTTCACGCAACTGGATCAGCAACAAATCCGCGGGGCGATCCAAACCTCCAGCGACTGGGGCGTGCGGTTGCAGATCAATTTCGACATCTTCGAATCGATCGATGTCTATGCGCGAGGCGACATCGTGGGGATGCGGACGCGGCGGCTGTGGAAATCGTATTGGAAGATGTCCGAAATGGAGGTGCCGATCTACCAGCGGTTGGTCGCGGTTTTCAAACTCAAACCCGACGCCAAACTGGTCGGCGCCCATGCCGGTGGCCAATACCATCGCGATCGCTTGCATCTGTCGATGTTCAAGAACATCCCTCAAGCCGACGTCGACATGTTGCTGCCCGGTTCGAGCATCCGATTCAGTTGGTTGGATCGCACCAAGATCTTCGCGCCAACGTTGGGCGGAATCGGAGTCACGGTGTTCAAAATCCTCCGCGGTGCGGTGGTGATCGCGGCGACCGGATTGGCGGCGGTGATGGGAGTGGCGGTGCTGGCGATTGGAATCATCGGATACGCCGTCCGCAGCATCGTCTCCTACTTTCACACCAAAGATAAATACCTGTTGAACATGACCCGCAGCCTCTATTACCAGAAGCTCGACAGCAACGCCGGGGTCATCTATCGCCTGCTGCAGGAAGCTCGCCAACAGGACCTGCTGGAATCGATCGTCGTCTATTTCATCCTCGCGACCAGCGACGAACCGATGTCCGAAGCGGCGATGTGCAAACGGGTCGAACTACTGTTAAAGGATCTATTGGCGATCGAGATCCGCTTCGATCCCTATTCGGCGATGAAGCGACTGCATCGACTGGGGATCGTTCTCGATGGCGGCGGCGACACGGTCAGCGTGCTGAGCCCGGAGACCTCGGTCCGCCAGCTGGACCATTACTGGGACAACCTGATGAGCATCGATCGCGCCACGCCCAGCGAATCGGGGCAATAG
- a CDS encoding HAD family hydrolase: MSNRSTSAGSSWPHPIQAVALDMDGLMFDTEPLYYQVGTELLGRRGFEFNMQIQQKMMGRPAPEAIGVLIAEFQLTDLPADLMQESDDLYAALLADGLVALPGLFELLDHLESRSIPFAVATSSKRRFAQQMLSSFDLIPRLQFLLTGDDVSQGKPHPEMYLSAADRFQIQPENMLVLEDSENGCISAAQSGACAVAVPGEHTAGHRYDQAFLSIDSLADRRLFELLQS; the protein is encoded by the coding sequence ATGTCAAATCGATCCACTTCTGCCGGTTCCAGTTGGCCGCATCCGATCCAAGCTGTTGCGTTGGATATGGATGGGCTGATGTTTGATACCGAACCATTGTACTACCAAGTGGGGACCGAACTGCTGGGCCGTCGCGGATTTGAATTCAACATGCAAATCCAGCAGAAAATGATGGGCCGTCCCGCTCCCGAAGCGATTGGCGTGCTGATCGCCGAGTTCCAGTTGACCGATCTGCCGGCTGATTTGATGCAGGAGAGCGACGACCTGTACGCCGCTCTGTTAGCCGATGGGTTGGTCGCGCTGCCGGGGCTGTTCGAACTGCTGGATCATCTGGAGAGCCGGTCGATCCCGTTTGCCGTGGCGACCAGCAGCAAGCGCCGATTTGCCCAGCAGATGCTTTCGTCGTTCGACCTGATCCCGCGGTTGCAGTTCCTGCTGACCGGCGACGACGTCTCGCAGGGCAAGCCGCATCCGGAGATGTATCTCTCCGCGGCCGACCGCTTTCAGATCCAGCCGGAAAATATGCTGGTCTTGGAGGATAGCGAAAACGGCTGTATCTCGGCGGCCCAATCGGGGGCGTGTGCCGTCGCCGTTCCGGGGGAACACACTGCGGGGCATCGCTACGATCAAGCGTTCTTGAGCATCGATTCTTTAGCCGACCGGCGGTTGTTCGAGCTCTTGCAGTCCTAG
- a CDS encoding MlaD family protein, with translation MNDPYRLRYTNQVVGTFLLVVLLFSLVVLFLMIRKKDYFAEKDHFWIDVPQQAVEGLQKGSDVMILGERAGEVEGIRYIDQTSNVRVSLAIRREFSKKVYTSSTVALERRYGGVGAPLLVIRRGMPADGVLKQLSPNSEIVNFEAEEERLDQLTKEVQSVSESINKIQLKMDPTMDKIGKAAETIDTGTEEDARPAFRSMGEASAAFQQTNEQLRPEASQTMLEIRQATQNLDQRITQLTEKIELLVEADMRDTLRGVRDTSDDVSDAAGSVKTTATDVNADVAKTLVEIREAADQMTRLADEARDVVRVVRKESEELPGTVEQFNSTVGNADDMVGEIRSHWLLRRYTDQSPTTRQLSPSGIRAGGAP, from the coding sequence ATGAACGATCCCTATCGGTTGCGCTACACGAACCAAGTGGTTGGCACCTTTCTATTGGTGGTACTGCTGTTTTCGTTAGTCGTTTTGTTCTTGATGATTCGGAAAAAAGATTACTTCGCAGAGAAAGATCACTTCTGGATCGACGTGCCGCAACAGGCCGTCGAAGGATTGCAAAAGGGATCCGATGTGATGATCTTGGGCGAACGGGCCGGCGAAGTCGAAGGCATCCGGTACATCGACCAGACCAGCAATGTGCGGGTTAGCCTGGCGATTCGCCGCGAGTTCAGCAAAAAGGTCTACACATCGTCGACCGTCGCACTCGAACGACGCTACGGTGGTGTCGGTGCGCCGCTGTTGGTAATCCGCCGCGGAATGCCCGCCGATGGCGTATTGAAACAGTTGTCGCCGAACAGCGAGATCGTCAACTTTGAAGCCGAAGAAGAGCGATTGGATCAATTGACCAAAGAAGTCCAATCGGTCAGCGAATCGATCAACAAGATCCAATTAAAAATGGATCCGACGATGGACAAGATCGGCAAAGCGGCGGAGACCATCGATACGGGAACCGAGGAGGACGCGCGGCCGGCGTTCCGTAGCATGGGTGAAGCGTCAGCGGCCTTCCAACAGACCAACGAACAATTGCGTCCCGAAGCGTCGCAAACAATGCTGGAAATCCGCCAGGCGACACAAAATTTGGATCAACGGATCACGCAGCTCACCGAGAAGATCGAACTGCTGGTCGAGGCCGATATGCGGGATACGCTGCGAGGCGTCCGCGACACCAGCGACGATGTAAGCGATGCCGCCGGAAGCGTAAAAACGACGGCCACCGACGTCAACGCTGACGTCGCCAAGACGTTGGTCGAGATCCGCGAAGCCGCCGACCAGATGACTCGCTTGGCCGACGAAGCTCGCGATGTGGTCCGCGTTGTTCGCAAGGAGAGCGAAGAGCTGCCCGGAACGGTCGAACAATTTAATTCGACGGTCGGCAACGCAGATGACATGGTGGGCGAGATCCGCAGCCACTGGCTGCTCCGCCGCTACACCGATCAATCGCCAACCACTCGGCAGCTCTCGCCGTCGGGAATTCGAGCGGGAGGTGCACCGTGA
- a CDS encoding response regulator transcription factor, with amino-acid sequence MASHQSPETLLSQPSEQRYGCAVIYNWSDGRESLELIHRLRASKVPTQIVLVVVEAVAPIIARAAHGGVTEVLQANQPTAELRDAIANAIEIDRAERPRAIESLQQRERLESLSEGERDVLRLVLDGLPNKVIAARLDVSQRTVEARRHKLFLKTGTTSIAELVRMVVQLGG; translated from the coding sequence ATGGCCAGCCACCAATCGCCCGAGACGTTGCTGTCGCAGCCATCGGAACAGCGGTACGGATGCGCGGTGATCTACAACTGGTCCGACGGTCGCGAATCGCTGGAGTTGATCCATCGTCTGCGGGCATCAAAAGTTCCCACACAGATCGTGTTGGTCGTCGTCGAAGCTGTCGCGCCGATCATCGCTCGCGCAGCTCACGGCGGAGTGACCGAGGTTCTGCAAGCCAATCAACCGACGGCGGAGCTGCGGGATGCGATCGCCAACGCGATTGAAATCGATCGCGCCGAACGGCCGCGAGCGATCGAATCGCTGCAGCAGCGGGAGCGATTGGAATCGCTGTCCGAAGGCGAACGCGATGTGTTGCGATTGGTGCTGGATGGCCTGCCGAACAAAGTCATCGCCGCCCGCTTGGACGTCAGCCAACGGACTGTCGAAGCCCGCCGCCACAAGCTGTTCTTAAAGACCGGCACGACATCGATCGCCGAACTAGTGCGGATGGTCGTCCAGCTGGGCGGCTGA
- a CDS encoding type II toxin-antitoxin system RelE/ParE family toxin, with amino-acid sequence MRLTLALPKPRTGQRFALDCSANTVSVMQVDFHPAATIELSESAEWYTERSSRAARNFLVAVDIAITSIMDAPKRFINIDDRHQSCSVIKFPFQIVFRVDDDRIVIIAVAHAKRRPGYWRGR; translated from the coding sequence ATGAGATTGACGCTGGCACTGCCGAAACCGAGAACTGGTCAACGATTCGCGCTCGATTGTTCGGCAAACACGGTGTCGGTGATGCAGGTTGACTTCCACCCTGCTGCGACAATTGAACTTTCCGAATCCGCCGAATGGTACACCGAACGAAGTTCGAGAGCTGCACGCAATTTCCTGGTCGCTGTTGACATAGCTATTACGTCAATCATGGACGCCCCCAAACGGTTCATCAACATCGACGATCGGCACCAATCCTGCAGCGTCATCAAGTTTCCGTTTCAAATAGTTTTTCGGGTCGACGACGATCGTATCGTCATCATTGCCGTTGCCCACGCAAAACGCCGCCCTGGATATTGGCGTGGCCGATAG
- a CDS encoding FtsX-like permease family protein, with product MPSPTTATVSLTPGRFVGKSFRHHWRISAAVALGVAAATAVVTGALLVGDSMRGSLRELTIERLGSIDYVLYPGQFFRAAAVDPLRSDSDQTLVDRAVPAILFSQAVVETDRAASDVVRRAGSIQVIAADAEFWDLDVEGVHPDVIPEGDQVVLNASAAAELQVDVGDLVTVRLPVEQAVPADSPLGRRESESEGLPRLEVVSIVPDRGLGRFSLQPSQQQPLAAFLPLELVQDSLDREGEANVVFIDAAGTQALQLESAHAQADQIAAAMALELSDYGLKIEEIRQIFTDADGNEKEVFDYYSLTSDRLLLPTAIAESVREELPGATEPVMTYLANAIDRIDDEEQTAASVPYSIITAIDSSDAMPLEFGDYDPNDLSLPVPVVINDWTAEQLKAAVGDKIRIFYFEPETSSGKEVERSFDAVVSGIVPITEPQTKYRRGRPPKFDEAPTVYNDPGLTPTVPGVTDQDSIDDWDLPFKLERPRSKEDDLYWDYYRLTPKAFIPLAAGQRLFGSRFGDLTSLKIRKSAVADGDALQTLVTKVADQDRNQIGFAVMPTRALQLAASKGTTPFDALFVSLSFFVIVAALMLVALLFRLGMEQRASEYGTLMAVGLSGRLVAGMALREGILVSLIGSVLGVVGGIGYAWLVLYALRNWWVGAVTVPFLRFHWSPVSLIVGIVAGTAMAAVTIWWTSRRLRSSKVSSLVGGHIDELRTESGQRRRSWAGPVAIGCFVVAMLTSLSAVWLGGQAQAGAFVGGGMLLLAAIVLGVFHRLTNTKPRHVVNHSYSLFRMAMQSARRNPLRSTLSIGLLAVACFLIVSMSAFQLSPTDEGVGGFDLIGQTAMPLYRDLSDPAIRADQMGRDAEAISDAKIFGFRLKPGQDASCNNLYQASQPQVLGVPDNFTSRFSDPKVMPRFGLVGTDSDNPWELLEAKASGTAEDPIPMILDQNTAMWALQMYGGVGEVKSFEYVVGKPQYFQVVGLITGSVLQGSLMIGEANFEDAFPEISGYQYYLMKAEGIDADRLAEILENRLSDSGMDVADSRDVLARLLAVQNTYLRTFQGLGALGLLLGTFGLATVQLRSVLERRGELAVMRATGFSRKRLAGMVVLENSALLIAGIGCGLLASFAAVIPYMLIGQAKLGIVEPIAMLGIVFAVGLMAASVAVKQVLRMPLLESLRGAS from the coding sequence ATGCCCTCGCCGACAACGGCTACGGTTTCGCTGACCCCAGGCCGATTTGTCGGCAAAAGTTTTCGACACCATTGGCGTATCAGCGCCGCGGTCGCGCTAGGCGTTGCCGCTGCCACCGCGGTGGTCACGGGAGCTCTATTGGTCGGCGATTCGATGCGGGGCAGCTTGCGCGAACTGACGATCGAACGCCTCGGTTCGATCGACTACGTCCTCTATCCGGGCCAATTTTTCCGAGCCGCCGCCGTCGATCCGCTCCGCAGCGACAGCGATCAAACGCTGGTCGACCGCGCAGTTCCGGCGATCTTGTTTTCTCAAGCTGTCGTGGAGACCGATCGGGCTGCCAGCGACGTCGTTCGCCGCGCCGGATCGATCCAAGTGATCGCAGCCGATGCGGAGTTCTGGGATCTCGATGTCGAAGGAGTCCACCCCGACGTGATCCCCGAGGGAGACCAAGTGGTTCTGAACGCATCGGCCGCGGCGGAGTTGCAAGTCGACGTCGGCGACCTGGTGACGGTGCGTCTGCCCGTGGAACAGGCGGTCCCGGCGGACAGTCCACTGGGACGCCGCGAGAGTGAAAGCGAAGGCTTGCCGCGATTGGAAGTTGTCTCGATCGTTCCCGATCGCGGGCTGGGACGCTTCAGCCTGCAGCCCAGCCAACAGCAACCGCTGGCGGCGTTCCTGCCGTTGGAATTGGTGCAAGATTCGTTGGATCGCGAGGGAGAAGCAAACGTGGTCTTCATCGATGCCGCCGGGACGCAGGCGTTGCAACTGGAGTCGGCTCACGCGCAAGCCGACCAGATCGCCGCGGCGATGGCGTTGGAACTGAGCGACTATGGATTGAAGATCGAAGAGATTCGGCAGATCTTCACCGACGCCGACGGCAACGAAAAAGAGGTCTTCGATTATTACAGTCTGACCAGCGACCGATTGCTGCTGCCGACCGCGATCGCCGAAAGTGTCCGCGAGGAGTTGCCGGGAGCGACCGAGCCGGTGATGACTTACCTGGCCAACGCGATCGATCGGATCGACGATGAAGAGCAGACCGCCGCGTCGGTTCCCTATTCGATCATCACGGCGATCGATTCGAGCGACGCGATGCCGCTGGAATTTGGCGACTACGATCCCAACGATCTCAGTTTGCCGGTGCCGGTCGTGATCAACGACTGGACCGCGGAACAACTGAAGGCCGCGGTGGGAGACAAGATTCGGATCTTCTACTTCGAACCCGAGACCTCGTCGGGCAAAGAGGTCGAGCGGTCGTTCGACGCGGTCGTCAGCGGGATCGTGCCGATCACCGAGCCGCAGACGAAATACCGCCGCGGACGGCCACCGAAGTTCGACGAAGCCCCCACGGTCTATAACGATCCCGGGCTGACACCGACCGTACCGGGAGTGACCGATCAAGATTCGATCGACGATTGGGACCTGCCGTTCAAACTAGAACGGCCGCGATCGAAGGAGGACGATCTGTATTGGGACTACTACCGCTTGACCCCCAAGGCCTTCATTCCGCTCGCCGCCGGGCAGCGATTGTTCGGCAGCCGGTTCGGCGATCTGACCAGTCTGAAGATTCGCAAGTCGGCGGTCGCCGATGGCGACGCGTTGCAAACCTTAGTCACCAAAGTGGCCGACCAAGATCGCAACCAGATCGGGTTCGCCGTGATGCCGACGCGGGCGCTGCAGTTGGCGGCGTCCAAGGGGACGACGCCATTCGACGCACTGTTCGTATCGCTCAGCTTCTTCGTGATCGTCGCGGCGTTGATGTTGGTCGCGCTGCTGTTTCGGTTGGGGATGGAACAACGGGCCAGCGAATACGGAACGCTGATGGCCGTTGGGCTATCGGGCCGCTTGGTCGCCGGAATGGCGCTGCGCGAAGGGATCCTCGTCTCATTGATCGGTTCGGTGCTGGGGGTTGTCGGCGGGATCGGTTACGCGTGGCTGGTGCTGTACGCGCTGCGGAACTGGTGGGTCGGGGCGGTGACGGTTCCGTTTCTGCGATTCCACTGGTCGCCGGTCAGCCTGATCGTTGGAATCGTGGCGGGAACGGCAATGGCGGCGGTCACGATTTGGTGGACCAGCCGCCGGCTGCGCTCCAGCAAGGTATCGAGCCTTGTCGGCGGGCATATCGACGAACTGCGGACCGAAAGCGGCCAGCGGCGGCGAAGCTGGGCAGGGCCCGTGGCGATCGGATGTTTTGTCGTGGCGATGCTGACCAGCCTCAGCGCCGTCTGGCTGGGCGGGCAAGCTCAGGCGGGAGCGTTTGTCGGCGGCGGGATGTTGCTGTTAGCGGCGATCGTGCTGGGCGTCTTTCATCGATTGACCAACACCAAGCCGCGACATGTGGTAAACCACAGCTACAGTCTGTTCCGGATGGCGATGCAGAGCGCTCGACGCAATCCGCTGCGCAGCACGCTGTCGATCGGCCTGTTGGCGGTCGCTTGTTTCTTGATCGTATCGATGAGTGCGTTTCAGTTGTCGCCGACCGACGAAGGAGTCGGCGGTTTCGATCTAATCGGGCAGACGGCGATGCCGTTGTATCGCGATCTCAGCGACCCGGCGATCCGAGCGGATCAGATGGGGCGCGATGCCGAAGCGATCTCCGACGCCAAGATCTTTGGTTTCCGGTTGAAGCCGGGACAGGATGCCAGTTGCAACAATCTATACCAAGCATCGCAGCCTCAAGTGTTGGGGGTGCCTGACAACTTTACAAGTCGCTTCAGCGACCCCAAAGTGATGCCAAGATTCGGATTGGTGGGAACCGACAGCGACAATCCTTGGGAGCTTTTAGAAGCGAAAGCCAGCGGCACCGCGGAGGATCCAATCCCGATGATTCTGGATCAAAATACAGCGATGTGGGCGTTACAAATGTATGGCGGTGTGGGGGAGGTGAAATCGTTCGAATACGTCGTCGGAAAGCCGCAATATTTCCAGGTTGTCGGCCTGATCACCGGTTCGGTTTTGCAGGGCTCGCTAATGATCGGCGAAGCGAATTTTGAGGACGCGTTTCCGGAGATCTCGGGGTATCAATATTACTTGATGAAGGCCGAGGGAATCGACGCCGATCGGCTGGCCGAAATCTTGGAGAATCGGCTGAGCGATTCGGGGATGGACGTCGCTGACAGCCGCGACGTGTTGGCTCGACTGTTGGCTGTGCAAAACACCTATCTTCGCACTTTCCAAGGGCTCGGCGCATTGGGGCTGTTGTTGGGAACCTTCGGTTTAGCAACGGTGCAGTTGCGCAGCGTGCTGGAACGGCGTGGGGAACTGGCCGTGATGCGGGCGACAGGTTTCAGCCGGAAGCGACTGGCCGGGATGGTCGTTTTGGAGAACAGCGCGCTGTTGATCGCCGGGATTGGATGCGGTCTGTTGGCCAGTTTCGCAGCGGTGATTCCGTACATGTTGATCGGGCAAGCGAAGCTCGGAATTGTGGAGCCGATCGCGATGCTGGGGATCGTCTTTGCCGTAGGCCTAATGGCCGCATCGGTTGCGGTGAAACAAGTGCTGCGGATGCCGTTGTTGGAATCGTTACGTGGTGCTTCGTAA
- a CDS encoding DMT family transporter, giving the protein MFTKFGNDDRSNLIGSIWMVISMAAFAVEDTLVKAAAAVLPVGQILIIFGFGGALLFASIAKLNRDQLFTSDAFSPAMRFRMLFETAGRLFYVLAISLTPLSATTVILQATPLVVILGAAIVFNEKVGVRRWIAVFVGLIGVVIVVGPGSDSFSMLSVLAVIGLLGFAGRDLASRAAPITVSTAILGLYGFLSVLVAGFLISAWGRASFVWPNVDASLYLAGSVLVGVAAYASLMKAMRTGEVSAVTPFRYTRLLFGVGLGVLLFGERLSVQMLIGSGLVIVSGLCILWKKKPAVAASQC; this is encoded by the coding sequence GTGTTCACTAAATTTGGTAACGACGATCGAAGCAACTTGATCGGATCAATCTGGATGGTCATCTCCATGGCCGCATTCGCTGTCGAGGACACGCTTGTCAAAGCTGCCGCAGCGGTGCTTCCGGTCGGCCAAATACTGATTATCTTCGGCTTCGGCGGAGCGTTGTTGTTTGCGTCTATCGCCAAGCTAAACAGAGACCAACTGTTCACTTCGGATGCATTCTCTCCAGCGATGCGTTTCCGGATGCTGTTCGAGACTGCTGGGCGTCTGTTTTACGTGCTCGCGATCTCACTGACTCCCCTGTCGGCGACTACGGTGATCCTGCAAGCAACTCCGCTAGTCGTGATTCTGGGTGCCGCGATCGTCTTTAACGAGAAGGTGGGGGTCCGCAGATGGATCGCTGTTTTCGTGGGTTTGATCGGCGTTGTGATCGTGGTTGGTCCCGGAAGCGATAGCTTTTCGATGCTCTCCGTTTTGGCGGTCATTGGGCTGCTTGGCTTTGCAGGGCGGGACTTGGCCAGCCGAGCTGCACCGATCACGGTAAGTACAGCGATTCTCGGACTGTACGGTTTCCTATCAGTCTTGGTGGCCGGCTTTCTGATCTCCGCATGGGGGCGAGCTAGCTTCGTCTGGCCCAATGTCGACGCTTCCCTCTACTTGGCTGGTTCGGTTCTGGTAGGAGTGGCCGCCTACGCCTCGTTAATGAAAGCGATGCGAACCGGCGAGGTCTCCGCGGTAACTCCGTTTAGATACACGCGTCTGCTCTTCGGAGTCGGCCTTGGCGTCTTGCTATTTGGCGAACGATTGAGTGTTCAAATGCTGATTGGATCGGGACTGGTTATCGTGTCGGGCTTGTGCATCTTATGGAAGAAGAAACCTGCGGTAGCGGCAAGTCAGTGCTAA
- a CDS encoding ATP-binding cassette domain-containing protein has protein sequence MSSLENNDSASAEADPRREILVLEDLSFRDLTRQSVTLRDANLTIFENDLVTLTLPPSMESRAFTSMLLGLRMPQQGRVLFDGNEWTGEDYALHDRMRSQIGRVFDGKAWVENMNIYENVVLPHQHHHHRTVKELDREIQYWSRRFDIESMQNQRPAFVGKTFLRICEWIRALIGSPRLLLLEHPMRSVPRARFPVLLQAVASATEAGAAALWIAPSSDLPRDKFPTSARHYQIHEFHLTPVG, from the coding sequence ATGAGCAGTCTCGAAAATAACGATTCCGCATCGGCGGAAGCTGATCCTCGCCGCGAGATCTTGGTCTTGGAGGATCTTTCGTTTCGCGATCTGACACGCCAGTCGGTGACGCTCCGCGATGCCAATTTGACAATCTTCGAAAACGACCTCGTCACCTTAACCTTGCCGCCATCGATGGAATCGCGAGCTTTTACATCGATGCTGTTAGGCCTGCGGATGCCACAGCAGGGCCGCGTATTGTTTGATGGAAACGAATGGACCGGCGAAGACTATGCGTTACACGATCGAATGCGAAGCCAGATCGGGCGTGTCTTCGATGGGAAGGCGTGGGTTGAAAACATGAACATCTATGAAAACGTCGTCTTGCCGCATCAGCATCACCACCACCGAACGGTCAAAGAACTCGATCGCGAGATCCAATATTGGTCGCGACGCTTTGATATCGAATCGATGCAGAACCAACGTCCCGCCTTTGTTGGCAAGACGTTCCTACGAATCTGCGAATGGATCCGCGCACTGATCGGATCGCCGCGTCTGTTGTTGTTGGAACATCCGATGCGTTCGGTTCCCAGGGCGCGGTTCCCAGTCCTGTTGCAAGCAGTCGCATCGGCGACCGAGGCCGGCGCCGCGGCGCTGTGGATCGCGCCGAGCAGCGATCTGCCACGCGATAAATTCCCAACATCGGCACGCCACTATCAAATCCACGAATTCCATTTGACCCCGGTAGGATAA